The following are encoded together in the Humulus lupulus chromosome 5, drHumLupu1.1, whole genome shotgun sequence genome:
- the LOC133777888 gene encoding abscisic acid receptor PYR1-like, producing the protein MAEQDAEETNAASASASASATTPTSHHLSLPTGLTQDEFDELRRFVTEFHTYQVGRGQCSSLLAQRIQAPPDVVWSVVRRFDKPQTYKHFIKSCVVKEGFQMTVGATRDVNVISGLPAATSTERLDLLDEERRVTGFSIIGGEHRLRNYRSVTTVHGFERDDRIWTVVLESYQVDVPEGNTEEDTRLFADTVVKLNLQKLASVTEGLAREP; encoded by the coding sequence ATGGCCGAGCAAGACGCCGAGGAGACTAACGCCGCCTCCGCCTCCGCCTCCGCCTCCGCCACAACTCCAACAAGCCACCACCTATCGCTCCCCACCGGGTTGACTCAGGACGAGTTTGACGAGTTGAGACGGTTCGTCACCGAGTTCCACACCTACCAAGTGGGGCGGGGCCAATGCTCCTCGCTACTGGCGCAGCGAATCCAAGCGCCGCCAGACGTGGTGTGGTCGGTGGTGCGGCGATTCGACAAGCCCCAGACGTACAAGCACTTCATCAAGAGCTGCGTGGTCAAGGAAGGGTTTCAAATGACGGTTGGCGCCACCAGGGACGTAAATGTAATTTCGGGCTTGCCGGCCGCTACGAGCACCGAGAGGCTCGACTTGCTTGACGAAGAGCGGCGCGTGACTGGATTCAGCATCATCGGCGGCGAACATCGGCTAAGGAATTACCGGTCCGTGACGACGGTGCACGGGTTCGAGCGCGATGACAGGATCTGGACCGTCGTTTTGGAATCTTACCAAGTTGATGTGCCGGAGGGGAACACGGAGGAGGATACGCGCCTCTTCGCCGATACCGTCGTGAAGCTCAATCTCCAGAAGCTCGCGTCGGTCACCGAAGGGCTGGCGCGTGAGCCATGA